In a genomic window of Desulfurobacterium atlanticum:
- the mdh gene encoding malate dehydrogenase, with product MERKKITIVGAGNIGATLALLLARREVADVYLIDIDEGIAKGKALDIMEASPILGFNSRVYGTGNYEDTANSDLVVITAGFPRKPGMSRDDLLFKNFEIVKSVTEQVKKYSPEAFIIVVTNPLDAMTYTALKVSGFPTNRVMGMAGALDAARFAYFLSEKTGISVENIRAFVIGSHGDDMVPLKNYTTISGIPVRYFLSDEELEKLIERTRFAGGEIVSLLKHGSAFYAPAASILDMAVSILWNKRKIISCSVYLEGEAGEYYGAEGLCVGVPVVLGKDGIEKVIKLELSDDEWTQWRKSVESVKKLVDKLPL from the coding sequence TTGGAAAGGAAAAAAATAACAATAGTTGGTGCCGGGAATATTGGAGCTACACTTGCACTTCTTCTTGCAAGAAGGGAAGTTGCGGATGTTTATCTTATTGACATTGACGAGGGAATAGCAAAAGGAAAAGCTCTTGATATTATGGAAGCTTCCCCTATTCTTGGTTTTAACTCAAGGGTTTACGGGACAGGAAATTATGAAGATACTGCAAACTCTGACCTTGTTGTTATAACTGCAGGGTTTCCCAGAAAACCGGGGATGAGCAGGGATGACCTTCTGTTTAAAAACTTTGAAATTGTGAAAAGTGTAACTGAACAGGTAAAAAAGTATTCACCTGAAGCTTTCATCATTGTTGTTACAAATCCTCTTGATGCCATGACCTATACAGCCTTGAAAGTTTCAGGTTTTCCGACAAACAGAGTGATGGGTATGGCAGGTGCTCTTGATGCTGCAAGGTTTGCTTATTTCCTTTCTGAAAAGACAGGTATCTCTGTGGAAAACATAAGGGCTTTTGTTATAGGAAGTCACGGTGATGATATGGTGCCACTTAAAAATTACACCACAATAAGCGGTATTCCTGTTAGATATTTTCTTTCTGATGAGGAACTTGAAAAGCTTATAGAGAGAACACGTTTTGCCGGTGGAGAGATTGTTTCTCTTTTAAAACATGGAAGTGCCTTTTACGCTCCTGCTGCTTCCATTCTTGATATGGCTGTATCAATTCTCTGGAATAAGAGAAAGATTATCTCCTGTAGTGTTTATCTTGAAGGAGAAGCTGGAGAGTATTATGGAGCAGAGGGCCTTTGTGTTGGTGTTCCGGTTGTTCTTGGTAAAGATGGAATTGAGAAAGTTATAAAGCTTGAGCTTTCTGATGATGA
- the lspA gene encoding signal peptidase II, which produces MLVFLVAVFVFVLDRMTKLLALKYLKGNVIEVVPGFFRLIYAENKGAAFSLFSSFSGIGRFVFLILVPLIVIAGIIYVLIYRKELSFIERISFSLILGGAAGNLYDRVVYGKVIDFLDFYIGKYHWPAFNVADIAVFLGTVALFLYYFLKSSREDNVIQ; this is translated from the coding sequence TTGCTTGTTTTTTTGGTTGCAGTTTTTGTTTTTGTTCTTGATAGGATGACCAAACTCCTTGCCCTCAAATACCTGAAGGGAAATGTTATTGAAGTTGTTCCAGGTTTTTTTAGACTTATCTATGCTGAAAATAAAGGTGCGGCTTTCAGCCTTTTCTCTTCCTTTTCAGGTATCGGAAGGTTTGTTTTTCTGATTCTTGTTCCACTTATTGTGATAGCTGGAATAATTTACGTTTTAATTTACAGAAAGGAACTTTCTTTTATTGAGAGAATCTCTTTTTCTCTCATACTTGGTGGTGCTGCGGGGAACCTGTATGACAGGGTGGTTTACGGTAAAGTGATAGATTTTCTTGATTTTTATATAGGAAAGTATCACTGGCCTGCGTTTAATGTTGCGGATATTGCTGTGTTTTTAGGTACGGTAGCTCTGTTTCTTTACTATTTCTTAAAATCATCCAGGGAAGATAATGTGATACAATAA
- a CDS encoding CPBP family glutamic-type intramembrane protease, translated as MKPYFGFFIGESLSLYLFPLLEPIINAFFLLFIPVVVYRKTPAQLGFKNFGKGFLYGLTALMFLPFLRIIPSPAPFIDGFSQAVFFKGFFYSVFENEMLFPKVSRLNLISSFLYFLVFFAVSGGSFYALSFFAVSFISGLLYEESGSIVSPIIFHVAFLFSSLSAIL; from the coding sequence ATGAAGCCATATTTCGGTTTTTTTATAGGGGAAAGTTTAAGTCTCTATCTTTTCCCGCTCCTTGAGCCGATTATTAATGCGTTTTTTCTTCTTTTTATCCCTGTAGTTGTTTACAGGAAAACACCTGCACAGCTTGGTTTCAAAAACTTTGGGAAAGGGTTTTTATACGGGCTTACAGCTTTAATGTTTCTGCCTTTTTTGAGAATTATACCTTCTCCTGCACCTTTTATAGACGGTTTTTCTCAGGCTGTGTTTTTCAAGGGTTTTTTTTATTCTGTTTTTGAAAATGAGATGCTGTTTCCGAAAGTTTCCCGCTTAAACTTAATTTCAAGTTTTCTCTATTTTCTTGTGTTCTTTGCTGTTAGTGGCGGCTCTTTTTATGCTTTAAGTTTTTTTGCAGTTTCTTTTATTTCAGGGCTGCTTTATGAAGAGAGCGGTTCTATAGTCTCTCCGATAATTTTTCATGTGGCTTTCCTTTTCTCTTCCCTTTCGGCGATTTTATAG
- the purS gene encoding phosphoribosylformylglycinamidine synthase subunit PurS, whose product MATYNVKVFISYREGILDPQGVAVEKAAHSLGFEKVKDVRVGKYITMKIEAENKEEVKKEIEEMARKFLVNPVIEEYTYTIEGEK is encoded by the coding sequence ATGGCAACTTATAATGTTAAAGTTTTCATATCTTACAGAGAAGGTATCCTTGACCCTCAGGGAGTGGCAGTTGAGAAAGCTGCACACAGCCTCGGTTTTGAAAAAGTAAAAGATGTAAGGGTAGGAAAATATATTACTATGAAAATAGAAGCGGAAAATAAAGAAGAGGTGAAAAAAGAGATTGAAGAAATGGCACGTAAGTTTTTAGTAAATCCTGTGATAGAAGAATATACTTACACTATTGAGGGTGAAAAATGA
- the purQ gene encoding phosphoribosylformylglycinamidine synthase subunit PurQ, translating to MRFGIPVYPGSNCDRDIGWVIEKVLGKEVKYIWHEEKSVGNVDCIIVPGGFSYGDYLRAGAMAKLSPISEAIYEFAQKGGLVMGICNGFQILLEMGLLPGAMMPNKNLQFVCKFVHLKVENNKTPFTNLYSEGEVLHIPIAHAEGNYTCDEKTLKEIEDNGQVVVRYCSPSGEVAEEFNPNGSLNNIAGICNREGNVFGLMPHPERASESILGSTDGLRMFKSILESVAGSV from the coding sequence ATGAGATTTGGAATACCTGTTTATCCAGGAAGCAACTGTGACAGAGATATAGGCTGGGTAATTGAGAAAGTTCTGGGAAAAGAAGTTAAATACATCTGGCATGAAGAGAAAAGTGTCGGCAACGTAGACTGCATAATAGTTCCAGGCGGATTCTCATACGGAGATTATCTTCGTGCAGGTGCGATGGCAAAACTCTCCCCTATCTCAGAGGCCATATATGAATTTGCCCAGAAAGGCGGTCTTGTAATGGGAATATGTAACGGTTTTCAGATACTCCTTGAAATGGGGCTTTTACCAGGAGCTATGATGCCGAATAAAAATCTTCAGTTTGTATGTAAATTTGTTCACCTTAAAGTTGAAAATAACAAAACACCATTCACAAATCTCTACTCAGAAGGAGAGGTTTTACATATTCCCATAGCCCACGCCGAAGGCAATTATACCTGCGATGAAAAAACATTAAAAGAGATTGAAGATAACGGACAAGTTGTTGTTCGTTACTGCTCACCTTCTGGTGAAGTGGCAGAAGAGTTTAACCCGAATGGCTCCTTAAACAACATAGCAGGAATATGCAATAGGGAAGGCAACGTTTTCGGCCTTATGCCACACCCGGAAAGGGCATCGGAATCAATTTTAGGTAGCACCGACGGACTTAGAATGTTTAAATCTATACTTGAAAGTGTAGCAGGAAGTGTATGA
- a CDS encoding deoxycytidylate deaminase yields the protein MKRPSWEDYFLSIAYMVSSRSTCLRRKVGAVLVKDKRIIATGYNGPPSGLKHPDEVGCLREKLNVPSGERHELCRGLHAEQNAIIQAALHGVSTKNSILYCTHCPCSLCTKMIINAGIKKVVYVEGYPDWLAKELAKEAKLEVVKADKSFKVIVEEET from the coding sequence ATGAAAAGACCATCATGGGAAGATTATTTTCTTTCAATAGCCTATATGGTTTCAAGCCGCTCCACCTGCTTGAGAAGAAAGGTCGGAGCGGTGCTTGTTAAGGATAAAAGAATAATAGCAACAGGTTACAACGGTCCACCATCAGGATTGAAACACCCTGATGAAGTCGGATGTTTAAGAGAAAAACTCAATGTTCCAAGCGGTGAAAGGCATGAATTGTGCAGAGGATTACATGCAGAGCAAAACGCAATAATACAGGCCGCTTTACACGGCGTATCAACAAAAAATTCTATTCTCTACTGCACCCACTGCCCATGTAGCCTTTGCACAAAAATGATAATAAATGCGGGAATTAAAAAGGTTGTATATGTTGAAGGTTATCCAGACTGGCTTGCGAAAGAGCTTGCAAAAGAGGCAAAGCTTGAAGTTGTAAAAGCTGATAAATCCTTCAAAGTTATCGTTGAGGAAGAAACTTGA
- a CDS encoding HD-GYP domain-containing protein has protein sequence MEKMIIVLIDDQPFFLIFMEELIKQIEFPIQIETKSFQNPEDALDFIEENDVDMVISDYVMPEMSGIELLKEIRNLPDRESVIFIMVTAEHARNIKREALQLGATDFLTKPIDKLEFLPKVRNLLRLRLKEKLLQNKAELLKYEIERNLKEIKTRDKEIILRLSMAAEFRDEMTGDHIERVASYSKLIAQKLGYSESFAEDIYLAAPLHDIGKIGIPDNILKKKGKLTPEEFEIMKKHTIYGYRLLANSKVKVIQMAAKIALFHHENWDGTGYPYGLKGKEIPVEARIVSVADVFDALQEVRPYKKGWKTEKVFEFIRENAGKKFDPKIVDVFIKSKDEIIKIKEELSVEHPYFSSLLNTEIDNLPTP, from the coding sequence ATGGAGAAGATGATTATTGTTCTTATAGATGACCAGCCGTTTTTTCTCATATTTATGGAAGAGTTAATAAAGCAGATAGAATTTCCCATTCAAATAGAAACAAAATCTTTTCAAAACCCTGAAGATGCACTTGATTTCATAGAGGAAAATGATGTTGACATGGTTATTTCCGATTATGTAATGCCTGAAATGAGCGGTATAGAGCTTTTGAAAGAGATACGAAATCTTCCAGATAGAGAATCTGTTATTTTTATAATGGTAACGGCAGAACATGCAAGAAACATTAAAAGGGAAGCTCTTCAGCTTGGGGCGACAGATTTTCTGACGAAACCGATAGACAAACTGGAATTTCTTCCAAAAGTAAGAAATCTTTTGAGACTGCGCCTTAAGGAGAAACTTCTTCAAAATAAAGCAGAACTTTTAAAGTATGAGATAGAAAGAAACTTAAAAGAGATAAAAACGCGAGACAAAGAGATTATTCTTCGTCTTTCAATGGCTGCAGAGTTTAGGGATGAAATGACCGGAGACCACATAGAGAGAGTGGCTTCCTACTCAAAGTTGATAGCTCAAAAGCTCGGTTACAGTGAAAGTTTTGCAGAAGATATATACCTTGCCGCTCCTCTCCATGACATAGGAAAGATAGGAATTCCGGATAATATACTTAAAAAGAAAGGAAAACTAACTCCAGAAGAGTTTGAAATTATGAAAAAGCATACAATATACGGTTACAGACTTCTTGCAAACAGCAAAGTTAAAGTGATTCAGATGGCAGCAAAAATAGCCCTTTTCCACCATGAAAACTGGGACGGAACGGGTTATCCTTACGGCCTGAAAGGAAAGGAAATCCCGGTTGAAGCAAGAATAGTATCTGTTGCCGATGTGTTTGATGCTTTACAGGAAGTTAGACCTTATAAAAAGGGATGGAAAACTGAAAAAGTATTTGAGTTTATAAGAGAGAATGCCGGGAAAAAATTTGACCCGAAAATCGTGGATGTATTCATAAAATCAAAAGATGAAATAATTAAAATAAAAGAGGAGCTATCAGTAGAACACCCCTACTTCTCCTCACTTCTTAACACAGAGATTGATAATCTACCTACTCCTTAG
- a CDS encoding Hpt domain-containing protein: MEIEYDLSRIDEKRLKDATVSYLKGMDFDDETACMIANTGVDNLKENIEELIKLLNGGELQKAADAAHTVKGILWNMGLQEEGMLFKKLQLAILDGKPVEEVVQLLEDALDTISKE, translated from the coding sequence ATGGAGATAGAGTATGATTTAAGCAGAATTGATGAAAAACGTTTAAAAGATGCTACCGTTTCCTACTTGAAAGGGATGGATTTTGATGATGAAACAGCTTGTATGATAGCAAATACAGGTGTTGATAATTTGAAAGAAAATATAGAAGAACTTATTAAACTGCTTAACGGCGGAGAGCTTCAAAAGGCAGCTGATGCAGCTCATACAGTAAAGGGTATTTTATGGAATATGGGACTTCAGGAAGAGGGAATGCTTTTTAAAAAGCTTCAGCTTGCTATTCTTGACGGTAAGCCTGTGGAAGAGGTGGTTCAGCTTTTAGAAGATGCTCTTGATACTATTTCTAAGGAGTAG
- the pncA gene encoding bifunctional nicotinamidase/pyrazinamidase — protein MKVMLTPFDALIVVDVQKDFCPGGALAVPDGDKVVEPLNRYIDLFKTAGLPIFATRDWHPEEHISFTINGGLWPVHCLQNSEGAKFHDGLKLPPDTFIINKGDRPELEAYSGFQATLLESLLKERGIKRIFVGGLATDYCVKNTVIGGLNLGFTVFVLLDGVKAVEVKPGDGDRALKEMFSKGAVGIVREEVFYGDRV, from the coding sequence ATGAAAGTGATGCTTACTCCGTTTGACGCTCTTATTGTTGTTGATGTTCAGAAAGATTTCTGTCCTGGCGGTGCTCTGGCCGTTCCTGATGGAGATAAGGTTGTTGAACCGCTGAATAGGTATATTGACCTTTTTAAAACAGCCGGTCTTCCAATTTTTGCAACAAGAGACTGGCATCCTGAAGAGCATATCTCTTTTACCATTAACGGAGGTTTATGGCCTGTTCACTGCCTTCAAAATAGTGAGGGAGCGAAATTTCATGATGGGTTGAAACTTCCACCAGATACTTTTATTATAAATAAGGGAGATAGACCGGAACTTGAGGCTTATTCTGGATTTCAAGCTACTCTCCTTGAAAGTTTATTAAAGGAAAGAGGGATTAAAAGAATCTTTGTGGGCGGACTCGCTACCGATTACTGCGTTAAAAATACAGTGATCGGAGGCTTGAATTTAGGATTTACTGTTTTTGTTTTACTTGATGGTGTAAAAGCAGTAGAGGTTAAACCTGGTGATGGAGACAGAGCTTTAAAGGAAATGTTTTCAAAGGGTGCCGTGGGAATTGTAAGGGAGGAGGTGTTTTATGGAGATAGAGTATGA
- the fabD gene encoding ACP S-malonyltransferase: protein MSVAFIFPGQGSQYAGMGKELYETFKEAREVFEEASDRAGIDIAKLCFESSDKELTLTYNAQPAILTLSMAVLNILRKNGFDVNPRLVAGHSLGEFSACCAAYGFSVGDGAYLVRKRGEFMQEAVPEGVGGMTAVIGLPADRIEKVLKEIKSGFVQVANYNSPEQTVISGEIKALEEAESLFEKAGAKRIVRLAVSAPFHSTLMKPAADKLREEMEKIKFNTLKIPLLNNADVKEIVDVDELKDSFYRQMFSPVRWVEDINYMEREGITVCYEIGPKNVLKGLMRRITRNIKVINIEKPKDIEKVLEGKI, encoded by the coding sequence ATGTCAGTTGCTTTTATATTTCCCGGCCAGGGTTCTCAGTATGCAGGAATGGGAAAAGAACTGTATGAAACTTTCAAAGAAGCAAGAGAAGTATTTGAGGAAGCGTCTGATAGAGCAGGAATAGATATTGCAAAACTATGTTTTGAGTCTTCAGATAAAGAGTTAACACTAACTTACAACGCACAGCCTGCGATTCTCACTTTAAGTATGGCTGTTTTGAACATCCTAAGAAAGAACGGTTTTGATGTAAATCCCCGTCTTGTTGCTGGCCACTCTTTAGGTGAATTTTCTGCCTGCTGCGCTGCTTACGGTTTTTCCGTGGGAGATGGAGCTTACCTTGTTAGAAAAAGGGGAGAGTTTATGCAGGAAGCTGTTCCAGAAGGAGTGGGAGGAATGACCGCTGTTATAGGTCTCCCTGCTGATAGGATAGAAAAGGTTTTAAAAGAGATTAAAAGTGGTTTTGTTCAGGTAGCAAATTACAACAGTCCTGAGCAAACAGTAATTTCCGGAGAAATTAAAGCTCTTGAAGAGGCTGAATCTCTTTTTGAAAAAGCTGGGGCTAAAAGAATCGTTCGTCTTGCAGTTTCCGCTCCTTTTCATTCTACTCTTATGAAACCTGCTGCTGATAAACTGCGAGAGGAGATGGAGAAGATAAAGTTTAATACCTTAAAAATTCCCCTTCTTAACAATGCAGATGTAAAGGAGATTGTTGATGTTGATGAGTTGAAAGATTCTTTTTACAGACAGATGTTTTCGCCTGTTAGATGGGTTGAGGATATAAATTATATGGAAAGAGAAGGTATAACTGTTTGTTATGAGATAGGGCCGAAAAACGTTTTAAAAGGCTTAATGAGAAGAATTACGAGAAATATTAAGGTTATAAATATTGAAAAACCTAAAGATATAGAAAAGGTTTTAGAGGGGAAAATCTGA
- a CDS encoding multiheme c-type cytochrome, which translates to MKKKIGLLLAGLIISSCQQTTKETKVEPEKPKISKATQQCINCHKVVTPGIVAEWEKSKHAKITMAEALKKDPDKRLVSASSVPAELENVVVGCAECHTQNPEAHKDTFDHNGFKVHIVVTPNDCAKCHPVEAKEFSQSLKANAYANLMKNPVYHTLASTTVTSIKYHNGKAILEEPTEKDFATSCLKCHGTVVKVKGYEEKNTPFGKMKFPILEGWPNHGVGRINPDGSKGSCSACHTRHSFSMEMARKPETCGECHKGPDVPAYKVYMTSKHGSIYKSLGNKWNYENPEWIAGKDFTAPTCASCHISQIVDENGNVIAKRTHKLTDRLPYRLLGIYAVPHIKYSKTYTVKNSMGLPLPYELDGTPVESAVIDSNEVAKRLNTMKKVCSACHAQTLIDNHFKEMDEMIAYSNKQILQATGLLVDVWKKNIEKGLPQGENPFDEPIERLWTQSWLFYGTSIRYGAAMGSADYTTFANGKWQLGKTIKEMEMLKNLKEKNKIEGGNSPPLL; encoded by the coding sequence ATGAAGAAAAAAATCGGGCTTCTCCTTGCAGGTCTTATAATTTCTTCATGCCAACAAACAACAAAAGAAACGAAAGTAGAACCGGAAAAACCGAAAATAAGTAAAGCCACCCAGCAGTGTATAAACTGTCATAAAGTTGTTACACCTGGTATAGTTGCAGAGTGGGAGAAAAGTAAGCACGCCAAAATCACAATGGCTGAAGCACTAAAAAAAGACCCTGATAAAAGACTTGTTTCAGCCTCTTCTGTTCCTGCAGAACTTGAAAATGTGGTTGTTGGATGTGCAGAGTGTCACACTCAAAATCCGGAAGCACATAAAGACACGTTTGACCACAACGGATTTAAAGTGCATATAGTCGTTACTCCAAACGATTGTGCTAAATGTCATCCTGTTGAAGCAAAAGAATTCTCTCAGAGCCTTAAAGCAAATGCTTATGCAAATCTTATGAAAAACCCTGTGTATCACACCCTTGCTTCCACAACAGTAACCTCAATTAAATACCACAACGGAAAAGCCATTCTTGAAGAACCCACCGAAAAGGATTTTGCTACTTCATGTTTAAAATGTCACGGAACGGTTGTAAAAGTAAAAGGTTACGAAGAGAAAAATACTCCTTTCGGTAAAATGAAATTCCCGATACTTGAAGGCTGGCCAAATCACGGAGTTGGCAGAATCAATCCCGACGGCTCAAAAGGCTCATGTAGTGCATGCCACACAAGACACTCCTTCTCCATGGAAATGGCAAGGAAACCTGAAACATGTGGAGAATGCCACAAAGGACCAGATGTTCCAGCTTACAAAGTTTACATGACAAGTAAGCACGGAAGTATCTATAAATCTCTTGGTAACAAATGGAACTACGAAAATCCTGAATGGATAGCAGGGAAAGACTTTACAGCTCCAACATGTGCATCGTGCCATATAAGTCAGATAGTTGATGAAAATGGAAATGTAATAGCTAAAAGAACTCACAAATTAACAGATAGGCTACCGTATAGATTACTCGGTATTTACGCCGTTCCTCATATAAAATATTCAAAAACCTACACAGTTAAAAACAGTATGGGACTTCCACTTCCGTATGAACTTGACGGTACTCCTGTAGAGTCAGCAGTAATAGACAGTAATGAAGTTGCTAAAAGACTTAACACAATGAAAAAAGTGTGCAGTGCATGCCACGCTCAAACATTAATAGACAATCATTTCAAAGAGATGGATGAAATGATAGCCTACTCCAATAAACAGATACTCCAGGCAACAGGACTTCTTGTTGATGTATGGAAGAAAAATATTGAAAAAGGCCTACCGCAAGGTGAAAATCCGTTTGATGAACCGATAGAAAGACTCTGGACACAAAGCTGGCTGTTCTACGGCACTTCTATAAGATACGGAGCTGCCATGGGAAGCGCGGACTACACAACATTTGCAAACGGTAAGTGGCAACTTGGAAAAACTATAAAAGAGATGGAAATGCTCAAAAACTTAAAGGAAAAAAACAAAATAGAAGGGGGAAATTCTCCCCCTCTGTTATAA
- a CDS encoding rhodanese-like domain-containing protein: MTGKNYIKLFSFLTIILFLFSCSGKNENNSFTTITPQKAASLIKKGVTVLDVRTPEEFTLGHIKGAKNYNFMSRDFFEKIKNLDRDKPYIICSRDGRTGKVVSRVLIAEGFKKIYNLENGIVGWSEAGYKLVKEQ, from the coding sequence TTGACAGGTAAAAACTATATAAAACTTTTCTCATTTCTTACGATTATTCTTTTTCTCTTCTCATGCTCTGGAAAAAACGAAAACAACTCATTTACAACCATTACTCCGCAAAAGGCAGCATCCCTTATAAAGAAGGGAGTAACCGTTCTTGATGTAAGAACACCGGAAGAGTTTACACTTGGACACATAAAAGGAGCAAAAAATTACAATTTTATGTCAAGAGATTTTTTTGAAAAGATAAAAAATCTTGACAGAGACAAACCTTACATAATCTGTTCACGAGATGGGAGAACCGGAAAAGTTGTTTCAAGAGTTCTTATAGCCGAAGGATTTAAAAAAATATATAACCTTGAAAACGGCATAGTAGGCTGGAGTGAAGCAGGATATAAATTAGTTAAAGAACAGTAA
- a CDS encoding leucyl aminopeptidase codes for MKINYVEKKVALKKGENAIICCFENNRISTEIAEIMKKEGITSEQLKSLGFKGKEGETALIPSSGGKVFIFTGAGKKSEINEEKIRKAIGKGIFEALNRKLKKVAVLNFNIEKKGEDLQKALAEGILLSAYRFNKYLKEKINIEEITVYGKENLKEEFFRGQILGEAANLTRDLVNEPGNVITPQTLAETAKSLSKKYGFKCKIFTEKELEKNRMNGILTVGKGSKNPPCFIHIKYKPENPTKKVVLVGKGVTFDSGGLNLKPEQYMKRMKMDKAGACAVLGIMKAIGEIKPDIEVHALIPAVENMPDGKAYRPDDIIEYKNGVTVEIHSTDAEGRLILADALIYGSELKPDLMIDMATLTGACVVALGNYTTGLFSKDTALAHSLQKLSQKTGEKMWHLPLDEDLKEEIKGTQSDIQNVGKTRFGGAITAALFLQNFVEENVKSWIHLDIAGPAFIEKEWKYYSFGATGQPVRTITEFITKNR; via the coding sequence ATGAAGATAAACTATGTGGAGAAGAAAGTAGCACTTAAAAAAGGAGAAAACGCGATAATATGCTGCTTTGAAAACAACAGAATATCTACGGAAATTGCGGAAATAATGAAAAAAGAGGGAATAACATCAGAACAGCTTAAAAGTCTTGGATTTAAAGGTAAAGAAGGGGAAACAGCTTTAATTCCTTCATCAGGGGGAAAGGTTTTTATATTTACAGGAGCAGGCAAAAAAAGTGAAATAAACGAAGAAAAGATAAGGAAAGCAATAGGGAAAGGGATTTTTGAGGCGCTAAACAGAAAGCTAAAAAAAGTAGCTGTATTAAACTTTAACATTGAAAAAAAGGGAGAAGATTTACAGAAAGCCCTCGCCGAAGGAATACTCCTTTCAGCTTACAGATTCAACAAATACCTGAAAGAAAAAATCAATATTGAAGAGATAACTGTTTACGGCAAAGAAAATCTAAAAGAAGAGTTTTTCAGAGGTCAGATTCTCGGAGAAGCTGCAAACCTTACAAGAGACCTTGTGAATGAGCCGGGAAATGTGATAACCCCTCAGACTCTTGCTGAAACAGCAAAATCACTATCAAAGAAGTATGGATTTAAATGCAAAATATTTACAGAAAAAGAACTTGAAAAAAATCGTATGAACGGAATCCTGACAGTTGGAAAGGGAAGTAAAAATCCTCCCTGCTTTATCCACATTAAATACAAACCTGAAAATCCGACCAAAAAAGTTGTGCTTGTCGGAAAAGGAGTAACCTTTGACAGTGGCGGACTAAACCTTAAACCGGAACAGTATATGAAAAGGATGAAAATGGATAAGGCAGGAGCCTGCGCAGTTTTAGGAATCATGAAGGCAATCGGTGAAATAAAACCAGATATTGAAGTTCATGCCCTTATCCCGGCTGTTGAAAATATGCCTGATGGAAAAGCTTACCGCCCTGATGACATAATAGAATACAAAAATGGAGTAACTGTTGAAATCCACAGTACAGACGCTGAAGGAAGATTGATTCTTGCTGACGCTCTCATCTACGGCAGTGAACTTAAACCGGACCTGATGATAGATATGGCAACTCTTACAGGAGCCTGTGTGGTAGCCCTTGGAAACTATACAACCGGTCTTTTCTCAAAAGACACAGCACTTGCCCACTCACTACAAAAACTCTCCCAGAAAACCGGTGAGAAAATGTGGCATTTACCGCTTGACGAAGACCTTAAAGAAGAGATTAAAGGAACTCAAAGTGATATTCAAAATGTCGGGAAAACTCGCTTTGGAGGAGCAATAACAGCCGCTCTGTTCCTTCAAAATTTCGTAGAAGAAAACGTTAAAAGCTGGATACACCTTGACATAGCAGGTCCCGCTTTTATAGAGAAAGAATGGAAATATTACTCTTTCGGAGCCACAGGTCAACCTGTTAGAACAATTACAGAGTTTATAACTAAAAACAGATAA